Part of the Verrucomicrobiia bacterium genome, CTGCGTGCGGTGGGCCACCTGCCGGCGCAACTGGCTGATCCAGATCGCTGCCATGGCCAGCACCGCGACCAGCGAGGCGACGATGTAGAGCAGGCGCCGCAACGTCCACCACGGCGGGCGTTCCAGCAATTGGATGTCCCGGCGCGTGTTCAGCAACAATTCGAAGCCCGTCAGGTCGCCGTTGCGCTCGTCATCCAGCGTGGCATAAACACCGGCCACCTGCAGGCGGCTGCCGAGGGGAAAATCGTCCGCGAGGTTTTCGGTCGCGTTCAGCCGGGCGCGGAAGGCGCGCAGCCCGGCTTGCAATTCCAGCACCCATTCCACGCCTGCGCGATGAATGCCGATCAACCGCGCTTCCGTCTGGACGCGGGTTGCGTCGGGGCTTTGCCGGCCGGGTTCGTCCGAGGTCCACGTCACGGCGGGCGGCAGCGGTGCGGTGCCGGTCTGGCGCGCCACGGCTTCGTGCAGCCGCGGCACGGGCCCGCTCAATTCCGGGATGCCGACCACTTCCGCCAGGTCCCCCGCCTGCAGCCCGCTGGCGGTGCCGCCCGCCAGCCGGAACCGCAGCCCCTTGCCGTCCTGCATCAGAAAGTATTCGCCGTTGCGTTCCTGCACGATCTGCCCGGCGATTTTCACACGCTCGAAGCCGCTCGCATTCAGGTCGAACAGCAGCAAGTCGGAAATGGTTTTCTCCGGCGCTGCGAACGGATCGGCCATGGGCAACTGGTCAATTTCAACCGTCGGATTACGGAAGCGAATTTCACCGACGCGCACCTGCCGGGTCTGTGAGTCCCATTCAGCCAGCAGGCAGCCGTGAATCCGGACCAGGGTGTTCAACAGACGGCGCAGCGCGGTCTCACCGAGGTTGTGCAGCGTCACGCGGATTTTCCCGCTCTCGGTCAGCAGCGTGACGCGGTTGCCCGCGACCTCGGTGACGATGCCGCGCACTTCGGCGTATTGGGAATCGAGGCTGCCGCTCATCAACTGGTTCCAGCTTGGTCGCACCGGTTCCGGCATCTGTCCGGGCCCGAGCACGCGCACGGATTTGGCCTCAATGACCGGCGCGAAATCACCGACGGCGGTGACGCCCTGAATCTCCGCGTAATCGCCCGGGGCGAAACCGTTCTGATACGACGGTTCATAGCTGAAGAACACGCCGCGGGTGTCGTCCTGCACCACGGCGCCGCCCCATTCCACCAGGCAGGTGATGACCCCACGCACGACGACCGGATGCTGCCGCGCGGCTTCCTTGGCGCTCAGTTGCTGCACCTGCGCGGCGGTGGTGAACACCTGCGGCGTCGAAGGCTGGGCCGCCACCGGGCGCCACACGGCAAACGTCACCCGGGCGCCGTCGTTGGTGGTCACGGTTCCGAGCACATCGATTACCAGGCCGTTGGTGAGCCCGGCCAGGTCCGCCGGCTGGATGGCAATCCCACCGCTGGCGTCGTGCAGTTGAAATGTGCCGGCACGGTTGAGCTCCTGCACGGTGCCGCGCAGGTGAACGATGCCCGGTTCCCTGCCGCCCGGCGTGAGGGCGCGGGCGATTTCAGTCCGGGCGGCCTTTTCCCACTGCTCCGGCGCGACGTCGAGGAGGCGCAGGTGCCCCGCGCCGACGACGGACAGCAAGCGTGATTCGTTTCCGCCGTCCGGACCCAGAACGCGCCGGCAAACGCCGGTCGCCCGGACCCGGCCGTTGAGCAGCAGGCCGGGGGGAATGCCCTCGTTGCTGGCAAGCCAGACGCGGGCTGGGTGCAGGCCGTCGTTCAACACCAGTTCAAGCCCTTCGCGCCCTTTGCCGGCGAATGTCACGGTGCCTTCCAAAGTCTGCCAGGCACCACGTCCGGACTGTGCCGCGGCCGCGTTGGTCACGAGTGTGGCCACGGGCGCCGGGACCGTGCCGAGCTTGGTGATGTCGGGTTGCAATTCGCCGACGTAAAGTTCGGCGCCGTCGTCGGACTTCACGGTGAATTCGTATTCCCCCGCATGGGCAATGGCGATGAGCCCGCGGAACTGCATTGCAACGTCTTCCGTCGGCCGGCGCAGCGCGATGTCAAAGTTCGTGGCGAACCCGCGGTAAATGGGTGCCTGATTGCGCATCTGGTCAAGGGTGGCTGGCGTGTCGTCGTAGCAGAAGAATT contains:
- a CDS encoding ATP-binding protein, which codes for MPAASGLNVLPHDAHKGRAGCLLRLLVLGLLVRSLAALAAEATVVHNLRELQAAVQAQQHRVCDVDLQAVVCATDPARGLLVLADATSVEACALNLAGRDFAPGDQLHIVAPQCELVRRPNCVALATTPVVDNGGVHSVSESSGRITLAAGMHPLRLYYFNVKDPAALEVSYRGPDGAPQRIPDDVLFLSAMATNGPRPGLEFFCYDDTPATLDQMRNQAPIYRGFATNFDIALRRPTEDVAMQFRGLIAIAHAGEYEFTVKSDDGAELYVGELQPDITKLGTVPAPVATLVTNAAAAQSGRGAWQTLEGTVTFAGKGREGLELVLNDGLHPARVWLASNEGIPPGLLLNGRVRATGVCRRVLGPDGGNESRLLSVVGAGHLRLLDVAPEQWEKAARTEIARALTPGGREPGIVHLRGTVQELNRAGTFQLHDASGGIAIQPADLAGLTNGLVIDVLGTVTTNDGARVTFAVWRPVAAQPSTPQVFTTAAQVQQLSAKEAARQHPVVVRGVITCLVEWGGAVVQDDTRGVFFSYEPSYQNGFAPGDYAEIQGVTAVGDFAPVIEAKSVRVLGPGQMPEPVRPSWNQLMSGSLDSQYAEVRGIVTEVAGNRVTLLTESGKIRVTLHNLGETALRRLLNTLVRIHGCLLAEWDSQTRQVRVGEIRFRNPTVEIDQLPMADPFAAPEKTISDLLLFDLNASGFERVKIAGQIVQERNGEYFLMQDGKGLRFRLAGGTASGLQAGDLAEVVGIPELSGPVPRLHEAVARQTGTAPLPPAVTWTSDEPGRQSPDATRVQTEARLIGIHRAGVEWVLELQAGLRAFRARLNATENLADDFPLGSRLQVAGVYATLDDERNGDLTGFELLLNTRRDIQLLERPPWWTLRRLLYIVASLVAVLAMAAIWISQLRRQVAHRTQQFEREHARREHAERERALEMERSRIARDLHDDLGSSLTEIRVLASTGLRQPGTDARTPTLFQAITEKARALVSALDVIVWAVNPEANSLQSLADYLSGYAADYLAASGIVCRFKIPVSLPDRMLDGQVRHDLFLAVKEALHNVVRHSGASEVEFQLEADVQGIRIVITDNGRGFEPGELGAEGHGLRNLPERLARTGGTCEIASRTGAGTRVTIFAPVPDQAASAI